Proteins encoded together in one Temnothorax longispinosus isolate EJ_2023e chromosome 5, Tlon_JGU_v1, whole genome shotgun sequence window:
- the Hydr2 gene encoding abhydrolase domain-containing protein 2, which translates to MSTALLALFAVILCILFRILNVNSAPQRPHLVCKDQSFLSTVLKIAPVIAEPYKPTRLWGFSGHVQTIVHSVIGRVRCPWPIGERVYIGLPDGTTLTYDLYQPLTNGHEDDITIAICPGIGNSSESVYIRTFVHFVQCHGYRCAVLNHVGALSSVKITAPRIFSYGHTDDYSAMLQHLVEQHPNTRIVCIGYSLGGNLVTKYLGERGSNKLPNIIGGISICQGYNALKGTKILLNWQNFRRFYLYVMTESMKNLILKHKNMLLSEDVKQRCNLNERDIISAATLPELDEAYTRRVHNFRTVQELYKWSSCVFYLDNITTPMVFINALDDPIVPEVLLKPIKEHAANNLNTLYVEIAHGGHLGFYEGGFLYPNPITWLDRTLVSLVGSLTLAHADKALKAS; encoded by the exons ATGTCCACGGCGTTGCTGGCCCTGTTCGCCGTGATCCTGTGTATCCTGTTCAGGATACTGAACGTGAACAGCGCGCCGCAGAGGCCCCACCTCGTCTGCAAGGACCAGTCCTTCCTGTCGACGGTGCTCAAGATCGCGCCGGTCATCGCCGAGCC ATACAAGCCAACGAGGTTGTGGGGTTTCAGCGGCCATGTACAAACTATCGTCCACAGCGTTATAGGACGTGTTCGATGTCCTTGGCCCATTGGAGAACGCGTATATATCGGTCTTCCGGATGGGACCACCCTTACGTACGATCTTTATCAACCGCTGACTAATGGACACGAAG acGACATAACGATAGCCATCTGTCCTGGTATCGGTAACAGCTCGGAAAGCGTGTATATCAGGACGTTCGTGCACTTCGTGCAATGTCATGGATATCGGTGCGCAGTACTTAATCACGTCGGGGCCCTTTCTAGTGTCAAGATCACGGCACCAAGAATATTCTCTTATG gTCACACGGACGATTATAGCGCGATGCTACAACATCTGGTAGAACAGCACCCTAACACCAGAATAGTTTGTATCGGATATAGTTTGGGCGGTAATTTAGTAACAAAATATCTGGGAGAGCGCGGTTCCAATAAATTGCCTAATATTATAGGAGGGATATCAATTTGTCAAGGATACAATGCTCTCAA GGGAACAAAGATTCTGTTAAATTGGCAGAACTTTAGACGCTTTTACCTCTATGTAATGACAGAATCGATGAAGAATCTTATTCTTAAGCACAAAAATATGCTTTTGTCTGAGGATGTAAAACAAAGGTGTAATCTGAATGAACGGGACATAATTTCTGCTGCAACGTTACCCGAACTGGACGAAGCTTATACGAGGAGG GTACACAACTTTAGGACTGTGCAAGAGTTGTACAAGTGGAGTAGTTGCGTCTTTTATCTAGACAATATCACAACGCCGATGGTATTCATCAACGCATTAGACGACCCCATCGTGCCAGAGGTGTTGCTAAAACCAATCAAAGAACATGCGG CAAATAACTTAAACACGTTATATGTGGAAATAGCTCATGGAGGTCACCTAGGTTTTTACGAAGGAGGTTTTTTGTATCCAAATCCTATAACATGGCTGGATCGAACCCTCGTGTCCCTCGTAGGGTCTCTGACTTTGGCGCACGCGGACAAGGCTCTCAAAGCCTCTTAA
- the Smc5 gene encoding structural maintenance of chromosomes protein 5, translated as MNDNVENGIITHIYMENFVTYDKATVTPGRYLNVIIGPNGSGKSTVVAAIVLGLGGKPSIIGRALHIGEYVKYGRDTAKIEIHLKNNSKRDSIVTRTFTKDGKSTWMINGTPTSAKSVQEFTAKLNIQVDNLCQFLPQDKVQDFSKMDAQALLENTERSVGDPKLLEYHLQLKEQRANFKKLEVDVGKTKKLLESKTQRRDGLQQTVATIKEKKMMKNKILTLQQKKAWMLYDHMRRKLVESKKTRDTAVKEMQAIDADLKPLNEKIEKLKSDMTTLKASLKNHNNKVQAKNTKLRNIMNDILSCENKIKEAENICSRNIQAEQTRDQDIKLAQQQKSKLENDFSLMIEEIGSEESLTTQLQNIATNMEEHRKKVNKLTNKRDTSKHEDDNISRDIRAVQAELKNFDIDVKRLELLKQRDMNAYKAVLWLKENKNKFSATVHQPMLLNINVKDASFAKYLENIISFRDLVAFTCEDKKDMNLLLKYLRDQQKLQVNVVHSDPMKRISMQPNIPMENIKKFGFKYYLAELIEVPPSIMNYLVSMYHLHNIPVGTNEIENNTNYIPHSLHSYFSENNIYSVSISKYTREVSTRISRVNGNGMLSIVLDKAKLQDLQERLQKLQEMKSQKLNHIKEIEDEISEETKALEEYRTKRNKYQQNIQHIQALKSRIHMAENKIKQMEMARTSIENIKATCTKEIKAIRKKQLQKYKECNAVLRECFDCNTSNVDLKFAIALLQQTLMTKENDAEELKDKFTKAERTFKQCDEEYQPLRREAERLYKEALATTKNLSPQNKEFKIYNKAFEKLPVTIAEINNELNTAQAKVFCMAKNVDTENILREYEDIQENIHALTEFIKKKTVVLEKMTTEIENLKEKWLYPLEQLVEKINSNFSSYFFAMDCAGEVTLSHGENNLDFDQYGLKIKVKFRDADELQELTRHFQSGGERTVTTAIYMIALQELSRVPFRCVDEINQGMDAVNEKRVFDLLVKMTGRPGSSQYFLLTPKLLPGLSYAETVTVHCVFNGSVKADDEEFEFNVEDYCNFLESSAD; from the exons ATGAACGACAACGTCGAGAACGGAATCATCacccatatatatatggagAATTTTGT AACTTATGACAAAGCGACAGTGACCCCTGGAAGATATCTCAATGTTATCATTGGACCTAATGGTTCCGGCAAGTCCACCGTCGTCGCCGCTATAGTTCTCGGTCTAGGAGGCAAGCCGAGTATCATTGGGCGGGCCCTTCACATAGGAGAATACGTGAAGTATGGGCGTGATACAGCAAAAATAGAAATTCATCTAAAAAACAACTCCAAACGAGATTCTATAGTGACTAGAACATTTACCAAGGATGGAAAGTCGACGTGGATGATTAATGGCACTCCGACAAGTGCAAAAAGTGTACAGGAATTCACGGCCAAGCTTAATATTCAG gTTGACAATCTTTGTCAGTTTTTGCCACAAGATAAGGTAcaagatttttcaaaaatggatGCTCAAGCATTGTTAGAAAATACAGAAAGATCTGTCGGAGATCCAAAGCTTCTTGAGTATCATCTACAATTGAAAGAACAAAGAGCCAATTTCAAGAAACTAGAGGTCGATGTAGgcaaaacaaaaaagttattggAATCCAAAACTCAGAGGCGTGATGGGCTACAACAAACTGTTGCGacgataaaagagaaaaaaatgatgaagAATAAGATTCTGACGTTGCAACAAAAAAAGGCATGGATGCTCTACGATCACATGCGAAGGAAATTAGTGgag TCAAAGAAAACCAGAGATACAGCAGTAAAAGAAATGCAAGCAATAGACGCAGACCTAAAACCGTTAAATGAGAAGATTGAGAAATTGAAGTCGGATATGACAACGTTAAAAgcttctttaaaaaatcac AACAATAAAGTTCAGGCTAAGAATACGAAATTAAGAAACATTATGAATGATATTCTTAGCTGTGAAAACAAGATCAAGGAAGCTGAGAATATTTGTTCTCGAAACATCCAAGCGGAACAAACTCGAGATCAAGACATTAAGCTTGCGCAACAGCAGAAATCCAAGCTTGAGAACGACTTCTCTCTCATGATTGAAGAGATTGGGTCAG AGGAAAGTTTAACGACGCAATTGCAAAATATAGCAACTAATATGGAGGAgcatagaaaaaaagttaataagcTTACCAATAAAAGAGACACATCAAAGCACGAAGACGATAACATTAGCCGTGACATTAGag CTGTTCAAGCGGAACTCAAGAATTTTGATATTGATGTGAAACGATTGGAACTGTTGAAACAAAGAGATATGAATGCATATAAAGCTGTGCTTTGgttaaaagagaataaaaacaaGTTTTCAGCGACAGTGCATCAGCCCATGTTGCTCAATATTAACGTAAAAGATGCTTCATTTGccaaatatttagaaaacatTATATCGTTTCGGGATTTAGTTGCATTCACATGCGAGGACAAAAAGGATATGAATCTACTACTGAAGTATTTGAGGGACCAACAGAAACTGCAAGTCAATGTGGTACACTCTGATCCGATGAAAAGAATCTCAATGCAACCGAATATACCGATGGAGAACATTAAGAAGTTTGGCTTTAAGTATTATTTAGCAGAGCTTATTGAAGTACCACCATCCATAATGAACTATCTAGTCTCGATGTACCACTTACACAATATTCCTGTTGGGACTAATGAGAtcgaaaataatacaaattatatacctCATAGTTTACACTCTTATTTTAGTG aaaataatatatactctGTGAGCATATCTAAATATACGCGCGAAGTATCGACCAGAATATCACGGGTCAATGGAAATGGAATGCTATCTATTGTTCTGGATAAGGCTAAATTACAAGATCTTCAAGAACG ATTACAAAAGTTGCAAGAAATGAAGAGTCAAAAACTGAATCATATTAAAGAGATAGAAGATGAAATAAGTGAGGAAACTAAAGCATTAGAGGAGTATAGAaccaaaagaaataaatatcagcAAAATATTCAGCATATTCAAGCATTAAAAAGTAGAATACACATGgctgaaaacaaaattaagcAGATGGAAATGGCCCGGACGAGTATTGAAAATATCAAAGCAACATGCACCAAAGAGATTaag gcTATTCGAAAGAAACAATTGCAAAAGTATAAGGAATGTAATGCAGTTCTGCGAGAGTGTTTCGATTGCAATACAAGTAATGTAGACCTCAAATTTGCAATAGCATTATTGCAGCAAACTTTAATGACCAAAGAGAATGATGCTGAAGAATTAAAGGATAAATTCACAAAAGCAGAGAGAACATTTAAGCAATGTGATGAAGAATATCAACCCTTAAGGAGAGAAGCTGAAAGACTATATAAGGAAGCATTGGCAACCACAAAAAATCTTAGTCCACAAAATAAGgagtttaaaatttacaataaagcttttgaaaaattaccAGTCACCATAgctgaaataaataacgaattaaATACCGCTCAAGCAAAAGTTTTTTGTATGGCGAAAAATGTGGACACCGAGAAT ataCTTCGTGAATATGAAgatatacaagaaaatattcacGCCTTaactgaatttattaaaaaaaagactgtTGTATTAGAGAAAATGACGACAGAGATCGAAAACTTAAAGGAAAAATGGTTATATCCATTGGAGCAACTGGTTGAAAAGATAAACTCAAACTTTAGTTCTTACTTTTTCGCGATGGATTGTGCTGGCGAAGTTACACTCTCGCATGGTGAAAATAAC CTCGATTTTGACCAATATGGTCTAAAGATCAAGGTAAAATTCCGTGATGCAGACGAATTGCAAGAATTAACAAGGCATTTTCAGAGCGGTGGCGAAAGAACGGTGACTACTGCTATTTACATGATAGCCCTGCAAGAATTATCGCGTGTGCCATTTCGCTGTGTGGATGAAATTAATCAG GGCATGGATGCAGTGAACGAAAAACGAGTCTTCGATTTACTTGTAAAAATGACAGGAAGGCCAGGCAGCTCCCAATATTTTTTGCTCACGCCGAAA CTTCTACCTGGATTATCGTACGCTGAGACAGTGACAGTCCATTGCGTCTTTAACGGATCAGTTAAAGCGGATGATGAAGAATTTGAATTCAATGTAGAGGATTACTGCAACTTTCTTGAATCGTCAGCTGATTAA
- the LOC139812534 gene encoding uncharacterized protein isoform X1 → MFSPSPKLQGQAKGKVQKKWRPFRATDFQSLMYPCFIFSRVLGIFPYKINASAFEMSKPRYVESTIVIGIVSGYGLVVLYQVDVSSTMKFTGIPGALQCNCYLALSCFIAVITYIFSKPRIRLLQTMMEISTRVPPESYQKISRLIHAKDVFGFFFLLGQAINCYSDTYTETLCKVLVLYLTLLVFQMDMLYMNCVCVLKACFKRINDNLMNLRELVVSDEPHLLRRVYHEQRNPFLLMELKALKKRHLMVSDTVQMLNAIFSLQLLATIVMTFAEITFSLYFYIVQWKEDVVIIELEKQIWYAYYITSVGYYSIKIAFIAWACDTGKDQALQIGTTVHDVLINTSDKQIKDELQLFSLQILHRENTFCAKGLAVDATLLTAIVGSITTYLLILIQFMVTSKSCGQQPSTNITQIV, encoded by the exons ATGTTTAGTCCGTCGCCGAAGTTGCAAGGACAAGCCAAGGGTAAAGTGCAGAAAAAATGGCGGCCGTTCCGCGCGACGGACTTTCAATCCTTGATGTATCCTTGCTTCATTTTCTCCCGCGTTCTCGGAATATTCCCGTACAAGATCAATGCTTCGGCCTTCGAGATGTCCAAGCCGCGCTACGTCGAGTCGACCATCGTTATAGGCATCGTCAGCGGTTACGGACTGGTGGTACTCTACCAGGTCGACGTTTCCTCGACGATGAAGTTTACGGGCATACCTGGAGCTCTTCAGTGTAATTGCTATTTAGCACTCAGTTGTTTCATAGCGGTCATCACGTACATTTTCAGCAAGCCGCGAATACGTTTGCTCCAGACCATGATGGAGATCTCCACGAGAGTGCCCCCGGAATCGTATCAGAAGATATCCAGGCTGATTCATGCCAAGGACGTCTTTGGTTTCTTCTTTCTACTTGGACAGGCGATCAATTGTTACTCTGATACGTACACCGAGACCTTGTGCAAGGTGTTAGTACTATACCTCACCCTGCTGGTATTTCAGATGGATATGTTGTACATGAATTGCGTTTGTGTACTAAAGGCCTGTTTTAAACGAATCAATGACAATCTGATGAATCTGCGAGAGCTCGTGGTGAGCGACGAGCCGCATCTCCTCAGACGGGTGTACCACGAGCAGAGAAATCCGTTTCTGCTAATGGAGCTCAAAGCCCTGAAGAAGCGGCATCTGATGGTCAGCGATACCGTGCAGATGCTGAACGCGATCTTCAGTCTGCAACTTCTCGCTACCATAGTCATGACTTTCGCTGAAATTACTTTCAGTTTGTACTTCTACATAGTGCAGTGGAAGGAGGACGTAGTCATTATCGAACTAGAGAAACAGATCTGGTACGCGTACTACATCACGTCCGTAGgatattattctataaaaatagcGTTTATAGCGTGGGCTTGCGATACCGGCAAAGACCAGGCCTTGCAGATCGGCACCACTGTTCACGACGTGCTTATCAACACCAGCGATAAACAGATTAAAGATGAg TTGCAACTGTTTTCCTTGCAAATATTGCATCGCGAAAATACATTCTGCGCGAAAGGTCTCGCTGTGGACGCGACGCTTCTTACTGCG ATAGTGGGTAGCATCACCAcgtatctattaattttaatacaattcaTGGTCACATCGAAATCTTGCGGACAGCAGCCGTCAACCAATATTACGCAGATAGtctaa
- the LOC139812534 gene encoding uncharacterized protein isoform X2 produces the protein MFSPSPKLQGQAKGKVQKKWRPFRATDFQSLMYPCFIFSRVLGIFPYKINASAFEMSKPRYVESTIVIGIVSGYGLVVLYQVDVSSTMKFTGIPGALQCNCYLALSCFIAVITYIFSKPRIRLLQTMMEISTRVPPESYQKISRLIHAKDVFGFFFLLGQAINCYSDTYTETLCKVLVLYLTLLVFQMDMLYMNCVCVLKACFKRINDNLMNLRELVVSDEPHLLRRVYHEQRNPFLLMELKALKKRHLMVSDTVQMLNAIFSLQLLATIVMTFAEITFSLYFYIVQWKEDVVIIELEKQIWYAYYITSVGYYSIKIAFIAWACDTGKDQALQIGTTVHDVLINTSDKQIKDELQLFSLQILHRENTFCAKGLAVDATLLTAWVASPRIY, from the exons ATGTTTAGTCCGTCGCCGAAGTTGCAAGGACAAGCCAAGGGTAAAGTGCAGAAAAAATGGCGGCCGTTCCGCGCGACGGACTTTCAATCCTTGATGTATCCTTGCTTCATTTTCTCCCGCGTTCTCGGAATATTCCCGTACAAGATCAATGCTTCGGCCTTCGAGATGTCCAAGCCGCGCTACGTCGAGTCGACCATCGTTATAGGCATCGTCAGCGGTTACGGACTGGTGGTACTCTACCAGGTCGACGTTTCCTCGACGATGAAGTTTACGGGCATACCTGGAGCTCTTCAGTGTAATTGCTATTTAGCACTCAGTTGTTTCATAGCGGTCATCACGTACATTTTCAGCAAGCCGCGAATACGTTTGCTCCAGACCATGATGGAGATCTCCACGAGAGTGCCCCCGGAATCGTATCAGAAGATATCCAGGCTGATTCATGCCAAGGACGTCTTTGGTTTCTTCTTTCTACTTGGACAGGCGATCAATTGTTACTCTGATACGTACACCGAGACCTTGTGCAAGGTGTTAGTACTATACCTCACCCTGCTGGTATTTCAGATGGATATGTTGTACATGAATTGCGTTTGTGTACTAAAGGCCTGTTTTAAACGAATCAATGACAATCTGATGAATCTGCGAGAGCTCGTGGTGAGCGACGAGCCGCATCTCCTCAGACGGGTGTACCACGAGCAGAGAAATCCGTTTCTGCTAATGGAGCTCAAAGCCCTGAAGAAGCGGCATCTGATGGTCAGCGATACCGTGCAGATGCTGAACGCGATCTTCAGTCTGCAACTTCTCGCTACCATAGTCATGACTTTCGCTGAAATTACTTTCAGTTTGTACTTCTACATAGTGCAGTGGAAGGAGGACGTAGTCATTATCGAACTAGAGAAACAGATCTGGTACGCGTACTACATCACGTCCGTAGgatattattctataaaaatagcGTTTATAGCGTGGGCTTGCGATACCGGCAAAGACCAGGCCTTGCAGATCGGCACCACTGTTCACGACGTGCTTATCAACACCAGCGATAAACAGATTAAAGATGAg TTGCAACTGTTTTCCTTGCAAATATTGCATCGCGAAAATACATTCTGCGCGAAAGGTCTCGCTGTGGACGCGACGCTTCTTACTGCG TGGGTAGCATCACCAcgtatctattaa